From the genome of Homalodisca vitripennis isolate AUS2020 chromosome 8, UT_GWSS_2.1, whole genome shotgun sequence, one region includes:
- the LOC124367489 gene encoding L-aminoadipate-semialdehyde dehydrogenase-phosphopantetheinyl transferase has translation MLSKFTTSQIVSGIRWAFPCGSWSPSVQDWQFLASGLDASEKEQVAQYAYLKDVKSTIIGRFMIKKYVSEVSGLDWKDIKILRDVEHKKPYLCDDQFTRRRVQFNVSHNGDYVALAGEVGILDIGIDLMKIKKTRTANIDEYFRLMRRKYSSAEWAVINSQKSDTEQMAMFYRFWCLKESLTKAVGTGITGDLRNISFNLKSHKLSSNVIVDDTEVFIGGCKCGSWKFEETMIDREHIVTVALNDRERNFKIHRNKCSFTILTYPELILQYQQVTDVDVDYASQIMLKKTF, from the coding sequence ATGCTGAGCAAATTCACAACATCACAAATAGTAAGCGGAATACGCTGGGCTTTTCCATGCGGTAGCTGGTCACCTTCAGTACAGGATTGGCAGTTCCTGGCCAGTGGCCTGGATGCCTCGGAGAAGGAACAAGTGGCACAGTATGCGTATTTAAAGGATGTGAAATCCACAATAATTGGACggtttatgataaaaaaatatgtcagtGAGGTTAGTGGATTGGATTGGAAGGATATTAAAATTTTGAGGGATGTGGAACACAAAAAGCCGTACCTGTGTGACGATCAGTTTACTCGTAGAAGAGTGCAGTTTAACGTTTCGCACAACGGTGATTACGTTGCTTTGGCTGGAGAAGTTGGTATTTTAGATATCGGCATAGATTTGATGAAGATAAAAAAGACAAGGACAGCTAATATTGATGAGTATTTTCGACTAATGAGAAGGAAATATTCCAGTGCGGAATGGGCCGTCATAAATTCTCAAAAGAGTGACACAGAGCAAATGGCGATGTTTTACCGATTTTGGTGTTTGAAAGAGAGCCTAACCAAAGCGGTTGGTACTGGTATCACAGGAGATCTTCGGAATATAAGCTTCAATCTGAAAAGTCATAAATTATCGTCAAACGTTATCGTTGATGATACTGAAGTTTTTATTGGTGGTTGTAAATGTGGAAGTTGGAAATTTGAAGAGACGATGATTGACAGAGAACATATAGTGACTGTTGCTCTTAATGATCgtgaaagaaattttaaaatccatcGAAACAAGTGTTCTTTTACCATACTAACATATCCTGAGTTAATATTACAATACCAGCAAGTTACTGATGTAGATGTCGACTATGCAAGCCAAATTATGTTGAAGAAAACATTCTGA